One window of the Flavobacteriaceae bacterium YJPT1-3 genome contains the following:
- the pyk gene encoding pyruvate kinase, translated as MPTRKKTKIVATLGPATSKKEVLHDMIKAGVDVFRINFSHADYDAVKERIAMIRELSDKFGYNTSILADLQGPKLRVGMMKEEVVVQPGDKITFVTGDEFEGDKSRVYMNYDNFPQDVKKGERILLDDGKLIFEALKSNGKDEVEALVIQGGPLRSRKGVNLPNTSISLPALTEKDVEDAKFACTQDVDWMALSFVRHAEDLKELQALIREHSDHKIPIVAKIEKPEAVENIEKIVAYCDGLMVARGDLGVEIPAQEVPLIQKNLVLTAKKARIPVIIATQMMETMISSLTPTRAEVNDVANSVMDGADAVMLSGETSVGKYPVQVIERMTSIIKSVEDSPLINVPQEPPHIRTKRFITKSICYHAAHMANEIDAKAISTLTNSGYTAFQISAWRPHSHILVFTSNKKILCQLNLLWGVKAFYYDRFVSTDETIEDLNNIAKDRGFVEKGDMLVSLAAMPISKKGMVNTLRVSEID; from the coding sequence ATGCCAACTAGAAAGAAGACCAAAATTGTAGCCACACTCGGCCCGGCCACCAGCAAAAAAGAAGTGCTGCATGACATGATCAAAGCCGGTGTAGATGTATTCCGAATCAATTTTTCCCACGCCGATTATGACGCGGTAAAAGAGCGTATCGCCATGATCCGCGAACTCAGCGATAAATTTGGATACAATACCTCAATTTTGGCAGACCTACAGGGTCCCAAACTCCGAGTGGGGATGATGAAGGAAGAAGTGGTTGTTCAGCCCGGCGATAAGATCACTTTTGTGACCGGAGACGAATTTGAAGGGGATAAAAGCCGAGTCTACATGAACTATGACAACTTTCCTCAAGACGTCAAAAAAGGAGAACGCATCCTTTTGGACGATGGGAAGCTCATTTTTGAGGCGCTAAAAAGTAACGGGAAAGATGAGGTTGAAGCTCTGGTGATCCAGGGGGGTCCTTTACGTTCCAGAAAAGGAGTCAATTTACCCAATACCAGCATATCACTTCCGGCACTGACCGAAAAGGATGTGGAAGATGCCAAATTCGCCTGTACCCAAGACGTCGATTGGATGGCGCTCTCCTTTGTCAGACACGCAGAAGATCTCAAAGAATTGCAAGCCTTAATTAGAGAACACAGTGATCATAAAATCCCGATCGTGGCTAAGATCGAAAAGCCGGAGGCCGTAGAGAATATCGAAAAGATCGTAGCCTATTGCGATGGTCTCATGGTGGCCCGAGGGGATTTGGGTGTGGAAATCCCTGCTCAGGAAGTACCGTTAATTCAAAAGAATTTAGTGCTGACCGCCAAAAAGGCTCGTATTCCGGTCATTATCGCTACCCAGATGATGGAGACGATGATATCCAGTCTGACTCCTACCCGAGCAGAAGTTAACGATGTGGCTAATTCGGTCATGGACGGTGCCGATGCCGTGATGCTCAGTGGAGAAACCTCGGTGGGTAAGTATCCGGTACAGGTCATCGAGCGGATGACCTCCATCATCAAAAGTGTGGAAGATTCACCATTGATCAATGTGCCTCAGGAGCCACCGCACATCCGTACCAAGCGATTCATCACAAAATCCATATGTTACCACGCTGCCCATATGGCGAATGAGATCGATGCTAAAGCCATTTCTACACTGACGAATTCCGGGTACACCGCTTTTCAGATTTCTGCCTGGCGTCCGCATTCGCACATTCTGGTGTTTACCTCCAACAAAAAAATTCTTTGTCAGCTCAACTTATTATGGGGAGTGAAGGCATTTTACTACGATCGATTTGTGAGCACCGATGAGACTATTGAAGACTTGAACAACATAGCCAAAGACCGGGGCTTTGTGGAAAAGGGCGATATGCTGGTCAGTCTGGCTGCCATGCCTATATCCAAAAAAGGGATGGTCAATACGCTTCGTGTTTCAGAGATTGACTAA
- the dinB gene encoding DNA polymerase IV encodes MEEELPIRKIIHVDMDAFYASVEQLDHPELMGKPIAVGGGSERGVVSAASYEARKFGVRSAMAGAIARKLCPELIFVKTRFDRYRELSERIRAIFQEYTDLVEPLSLDEAYLDVTENKKGNPSATLIAQDIRKAIKERTGLNASAGISINKFIAKVASDINKPNGQKTVPPEEVLSFLETLDIRKFYGVGKVTAEKMYLLGIFTGADLKSKSEAFLTEHFGKSGGFYYRVVRGIHTSPVKPNRIRKSLGAERTFSENISSELFMLERLENIATEIERRLLKSQVAGKTITLKIKYSDFSLQTRSKTLPYFVKNKEVILETAKELLYQEKMKNSVRLLGITLANLNTEKSTKNTSKEEKEIQVQLKFDF; translated from the coding sequence ATGGAAGAGGAGCTGCCCATCCGAAAGATTATTCACGTAGATATGGATGCGTTCTACGCCTCTGTCGAACAATTGGATCATCCCGAACTGATGGGTAAGCCCATTGCAGTTGGCGGTGGTTCCGAACGCGGGGTGGTGAGCGCAGCCAGTTATGAGGCCCGTAAATTTGGCGTGCGCAGCGCCATGGCCGGGGCCATTGCTCGAAAATTATGCCCGGAGCTCATCTTTGTAAAAACACGATTTGATCGCTACCGAGAGCTCAGTGAGCGTATTCGTGCTATATTTCAGGAGTACACTGACCTGGTCGAACCTTTATCCTTAGATGAAGCCTACCTGGACGTGACCGAAAATAAAAAAGGCAATCCAAGCGCCACGCTCATCGCGCAAGACATCAGGAAGGCTATAAAAGAGCGAACCGGCCTGAACGCTTCGGCTGGGATCAGCATCAACAAATTCATCGCCAAGGTCGCCAGCGATATCAACAAACCCAACGGCCAGAAAACCGTGCCTCCGGAAGAAGTGCTATCCTTCCTGGAAACCCTGGACATCCGTAAATTCTATGGAGTGGGAAAAGTAACCGCTGAAAAAATGTATTTGTTGGGCATCTTTACCGGGGCTGATCTCAAAAGTAAAAGTGAAGCCTTTTTGACCGAACATTTTGGTAAAAGTGGTGGGTTCTACTATCGGGTGGTTCGAGGCATCCATACCAGTCCGGTCAAACCCAACCGCATCCGCAAATCACTGGGTGCAGAACGCACCTTCTCCGAAAATATATCTTCTGAATTATTCATGTTGGAGCGCCTGGAGAATATCGCGACAGAGATCGAACGCCGACTTCTAAAAAGTCAGGTCGCCGGGAAGACGATTACCTTAAAAATTAAATACAGCGACTTCAGCCTGCAAACACGCAGTAAGACCCTACCCTATTTCGTCAAAAATAAGGAGGTGATTTTGGAAACCGCCAAAGAACTGCTCTACCAAGAGAAGATGAAAAATTCAGTGCGCTTGTTGGGGATCACCCTGGCCAATCTGAATACGGAAAAAAGCACCAAAAACACTTCAAAAGAGGAGAAGGAGATTCAAGTACAACTAAAATTTGATTTTTGA
- a CDS encoding NAD(P)H-binding protein yields MGKTAIVLGATGVVGSALSRKLIQDDAYDKLVLLGRSSAGFEHPKVEEHLVDLTDPATYLPNYFGDVVFCCVGTTQSKTPDKEKYRAIDYGIPVQAASSAKENGIDTFIVISALGADADSRIFYNRVKGEMEEEVLQVGLPETYLVQPSLIDSDREETRWGERIAIVGMRLLNPLLFGPLKKYRSISEETIAHAMIVLAKEGFKQPRVSSDQLQKLVDRD; encoded by the coding sequence ATGGGAAAAACAGCAATTGTACTGGGAGCCACGGGAGTGGTAGGGAGTGCGCTTTCGCGAAAGCTGATACAGGATGACGCTTACGACAAACTTGTGCTGCTGGGGCGGTCTTCAGCTGGCTTTGAGCATCCCAAAGTAGAAGAGCATTTGGTCGACCTGACCGACCCCGCAACTTATCTTCCGAATTATTTTGGTGATGTGGTATTTTGCTGTGTGGGCACCACCCAATCAAAAACACCGGATAAGGAAAAGTACAGGGCCATTGATTATGGCATCCCGGTCCAGGCTGCCTCCAGCGCTAAAGAAAACGGGATTGATACCTTCATCGTGATTTCAGCTCTAGGCGCTGATGCCGATAGTAGAATTTTTTACAATCGGGTCAAGGGAGAAATGGAAGAGGAGGTACTCCAGGTTGGCCTCCCGGAAACCTATTTGGTGCAGCCCTCTTTGATTGATAGTGATCGGGAAGAGACCCGCTGGGGAGAACGCATAGCCATTGTGGGAATGCGCTTGCTGAATCCCTTGTTATTTGGACCTCTAAAGAAATACCGCAGTATCTCGGAAGAGACGATCGCTCACGCGATGATCGTTTTGGCTAAGGAAGGCTTTAAGCAGCCCAGGGTTTCTTCTGATCAGCTCCAAAAACTGGTAGACCGTGATTGA
- a CDS encoding CYTH domain-containing protein, whose amino-acid sequence MIEIERKFLVSNEDFKKEAFHTRVFKQGYLNSDPLRSVRVRIDGEQGILTVKGPSSADGTSRLEWERLIPLQDAEALLPLCEHEIINKTRYEIKVGLHVYEVDIFEGSNAGLILAELELNDPEEDFEKPDWLGQEVTGDIRYYNSQLAKKPFLSWENQS is encoded by the coding sequence GTGATTGAGATCGAGCGTAAATTCTTGGTAAGCAATGAAGACTTCAAAAAGGAAGCTTTTCATACCCGTGTTTTTAAGCAGGGCTATTTAAACAGTGATCCGTTGCGTAGTGTGCGGGTACGTATTGATGGCGAACAGGGAATTTTGACCGTCAAAGGGCCTAGTTCTGCTGATGGAACCAGCCGATTAGAGTGGGAGCGCCTCATTCCCTTGCAGGACGCAGAGGCCTTATTGCCTTTATGCGAGCATGAGATCATCAACAAGACACGCTACGAGATCAAAGTCGGACTACATGTCTACGAAGTGGATATTTTTGAGGGCTCGAATGCCGGCCTGATTCTGGCGGAACTGGAACTCAATGATCCGGAGGAGGATTTTGAAAAACCGGATTGGTTGGGTCAGGAAGTGACCGGAGACATCCGCTACTATAACTCACAACTCGCAAAAAAACCGTTTTTATCATGGGAAAACCAATCTTAA